The DNA segment ggtgtgtACGTTTTGTTCCCAAACATAAAGCATTATTTGAAACAATTATGCTTGAATGCAATACCATTATTAGCATAGgaagcaatgtttttttgcGAACGCGATACGCTCACCCACCCTCGGTGCTCGGTGCGCTTGTTTTACAACATGTTTTACCTTGCTCGAGCGACGAGTGCGGGGAAATATTGTATATTGTGTAGTTCGTACGTGTTTTCATGCTTTCGTACCCGTCGCACCGAGGTCAAACACAGTGCCCGATTAACGATGGTGTTGATGCGCGTCCAGGCGGTTGCCGGGTTGATtgaacagaaacaaaagcagCGAGCAGCATCagaggcagcagcagtcatgcaaacaaacgaacaaaaagtCAATCAATTCCACTCACCACACCATGGACAACAAGCATATGGACGGAAAAGCCGTGAAACAAACGCAGCGGCACTTGAAAAACAGCCGGGTGTTGATCTTTAAATCGCTCATTCAGCGACGGGGTAGGTGTAAAATATGAATGGGGCTTAATTGTCGGTCGATTTCCATTACGCtgtgcatttatttttaaaacatcaaaTTGTGGGGTTTTTCTTTAAAGATGCAGGAGCATCGAATTGCTTTATGAAtgcaaattttatttaaagcgTGTGTTGTACTACTGTCTAGGATTGGGGAAGGAGTTTTCTGCTGTTCGTTGCCTTCAAAGTCCTTTTTCCAGTCTGCTTACGTTTTTACGCTTAAAAGTCCTTCGCCGCATGATCAAGTTAACTGTTTTACCTTGCCTCAGGATGCGTACTTCCATTCTCCTCTTCCCAAAAAGTcaaattttacataaaaacccagaattaaaaaaaactagaacCAAAACTGGAACCATAAACCATTGCCATCCTTAcggcattgtttttttttaacttctaaataaaaaaaatcctagaAACGGCTCACAAAAACGTAGGACAAACCATAACGCTTTTGCCCATTGGGCATGGTACgtaaaacgaaaacaactaTACAAATGTTTCTAATTAAAAGCCATAATGCCATGCCCAAGAGGTTCATCCACCGGCCGTTCGCTCAACAGAACAAACCGAACTGAAAACGCTCCCTGCACACGATAAAAGGGTGGGTTGCAGGTTTTGAAAACGATTCCAAAAAgggattttaattaaattatgctcgctggcaaaacaaaaaaaagaaggagccTGTTGTCTGttcatttactttttttgcACACTAAATTTCCATACATAATGTGCGCAATTAGTGTGTTCATCAGGCATTGTTCCCAGTATGCCCCGCTGGCACACCGGTTAGCAGCAGGTCTACCAAcgtgatgtaaaaaaaatatgaaaaaatggATTCCAAACCTTTAACTGCACTGCAAAAGCGATTCCCTTTCGTTCGCGGCTGAAcgttttcactttcaaccATTTCAAGGTTTTACAAGTAACATTTTCCACTCACGTCCACACGGAGCTTTTCTTTCGCTTGGCTTAGTAGCGCTCACGTACCCTACGTCAATCTTATGGCAATAACTCACCGGTCTCTTTCCGGTCTCTCTATCCTTCCCTCAAGCAAGAgagccagagagagagagagagagagagaaaaaagagagagagaaaaagaaagagagagagaacaaaaccGTACCCATCAAtttcatcaacaaaaaaataaatactaaaAACCCTCAGCCCAAAACCCTACGGCAAATAGCACAAAGCGAGTGTGGTTacgaaaagggaaaatttattgctttttccACACATTcaactcgttcgttcgttcgctgtTTCCACTGCACACGTGGCAGCAAAAGCAAGCAGCGGCAAGTCGGCGAACCAACGGCAAGTCTCACTCACGGTCCCAATTTCTTCCCCAAATGTCTATTTACCTTCATTTGGGTGCTGATTTGCGAAAGGTCGACCCATGAGAGTTCTCTGTTTTGGGGCCGTGGCGTTTTTGTGAAGTTTTTGTCATACGTgttatcgtgtgtgtgtgtgtgtgtgtgtgtgtctcaagCTCTCTTTCTGTGCTGTGCTTGTTAGTGGCGGTGCTTCATTTTTCCCCCCTTCTATTTGCAGTGCAAAGTTCGTTACACTATGTTGTGTGCCAATGTTTAGGGGCAATAAGAGAGAGGCAAACAAAGCGAAAGCAAACCGCTCCCTACATCGGAtagaaaacattcaaaatcctaccttcatttttttttgttcggtcgCTTCCTAACAGGATCTGCGACATGAATAGAAACAGTGGAAATAAATCCTTTATTcgttgaaataaataatgcacCAACTACAAAGCTCGTACAGGTGAAACCGTACCGCACACAGCACGCACGTACGTGAGCTTGTGCTAGGGCaaagaaaaaatgatgaattgtgccacgaaaaaaaaaccgttcccATTTTGCGACGACAACaagcagaaaaagaaagaaacactcCCAAAACCACCAGAAAAGGCCCCGGAGGTCGCTATTCCCGGAAGTTAGCCTTCCGTTTGCTTTCAGCTCGACGATCCGAAAGTAATTCGGGTGTGACGGGCACGGGAGAGCGGCGTCACACGCCAATAAGAAAATTCGCTTTTCCGCTTccaattttcgactactcccGGTGTTACGCCCAGCTTTGCGCGGCTAAGCGTAACGCGGGCAGGCAGAAGAGTTAGTAAAAGTTCCTGGGGAGTTCCTGGATTCGGGTAGCAGCTTCTTGCCCTCTCGTGAAAGACGAAGGACGTGCCTTTCCCTTAGCAAAGACTTTTACACCGAGACCAACTTGAGTGATTTTGCTCCAGGTTGAGAGGCAAACCGTAATAACACTTACCCTCCCATTTAAACGAAGAAAAACGCTTCAAAGTGCTTCTAGAAAGCGGTACATAATCCGTCAAACATAATAAGGAAGAGGAAACCCGACAGGAGGGTGAAAGACTACCAAATTGGTGGTAATATTTTACACGCACCTTCTCGGTGCGCACACGAAATGAGCTGCTGCCCTCTcattctctcacacacacacccacagtaGATGGATGGGGTGGCCTGGTGGGAACACAATTTGTCATACTAGTCAGAAAGGAAAGCATATGCTTCACGGGCAAGAGCGCGTCAATATTTGCCAATTGTGCTGGAAAATCACATatctgtgtggtggtggtggtgcatggCTATAAGGCCTGTTCCGCCAAACAAGAGCCGCTGCTGAAATGGGGCGTTATTAATCTTTTCAAAAAGCGTTTCAGTGAAAGGCTTTCCGTTACAAAGGCAACACGAAAGGGGTTTCTTTGTCGTCTTTTGATGTCGTCTTGGGATGTGtttttacaacatttttgCATACATGTTTAACTCGGCATTGTTCCAAAATGTTGCACACAATCATGTTTTTTGCATTGTTGAACTTAACACAAGATAATAATGGAATCACAGACTTACGGGAGTTCATGCTTAGTTCATCATTGAATATTTCTCCATTTTCCCATACTGCATAAGCTTCGAAAAGCTCAACGCACTAAAAATAGAAACCCCGTTTCAATAAGATGCTTTGCAATCGATTTTGTCAGCTCCACTTGATACGCTACCCTGCGCGGAACAAAGTCCCAAAAAACGAACAACGCTCTTCCACCGCACCGCCAAGGCAAAGGGAAAACTACCGAAAACAAAGCTTCCTTTGCCATCTTCCCACCTCCACACACGCAGCATGAATGTGTCATCCGTACGGGGCACACCATATTGTGATAACTTTCCACATGTTTTCCTTGCATTAGCATAGAAAAACATTAATACCTCATTTCCAATTCAAATACCTGTGACCCTCGCACCCCTTCCCCGCCAGTGTCACCATCCGTCTGCTTCCCACCACGACCGACACCTCCGAACCCGGGGCCCGTATCGTACCTGCGCTAACGGCAGATACAATGGTGCTAGCGTACAACATACGAGTGCGTCCATTCGGCAGCTTTCCTTTGCACACAGAACAACCACAAAACCACCGTAGAAGATAAAAACGAACGAGAAAAAGCTCACATCCTTTCCAAGAAACCACCTACCATCACCAACACTACCACTATCACAACGTAGGGGAAAATCTTTCATCCTTTTCGTGTTCTTAGCTTTACCAATCCCCCTTTCAAATCCGAATTGATACGATCCCAAGGGAACTGGTCCTAGGGTGGAAAATTCTTTTTTCTGCCCCATCTCAACcaatcacaaacaaacaacaattccCTTACAGTTGCTGCAGGAAACAACTTACTGAGCTGCTTGCGTTCCGGGGCCAAATGCTTATCTGCGGCAGAAGGTAGGCACGGTGCTTCTTCAACCCGGCAAGCGCAAAAGGGGCAGCCAGTAATATGCTAATAATAGtctcctgtgtgtgtttttctttggcacTGGTGAATAATTTTGGCAAAGCATATTCATCGATTATTCAATGGTCGCAAATGGTTCTGCTTGTGTAGCAAGAAGAAGTACCGTTTGCAGTGGAATGCTGTTCGTTGCTTGAataaacaccaccaccgtccgGCACAGTATGCAGATTTCTTAATGTATCAAAACCACAACAAAGAGGCAGCTCTGATTGTTTCTAGCACATGAGCTTTGCAGGGAGCGGGTTGGTTTGAGTACGTTAAATTAGGCCAAACACGAACAGTATAGTACACTGGATGGGGAGAGCATTTTTTTACTGGAAAATCGTACCTTTACCTAGGTAGACCTGTATCAAGATTCGTATCGGTGCTCTTATCCGCATCCAAATCCCAGCTCTATTTTGCATTACAAGTCAGATTCAGGCTTTCGTTGTTTGAACACACGTTTTGAGTGCTTTTCTGagcattatgtttttttacatattaTCGTATCATCTAGATGTATCTATATTCCTTTCCGAAATTATTCGAGAAAGCTTCCGAGACAGTTTAAACTTATAAAGCGAAATTCCAGTACGGACAGGTCTTGCATTTAGATTATTGCAAAGCTCTTATGCAAACATCAGATAGCCGAAGTACACACAACTTTTAAACGATATTCATGTTTTATCTTAATCGCAAAATGAATCTCAAACCAAACGTAACGAGTATGCGGCCGTGAAAGAGGTTGCTTTGGATTGCTGAAGAGCAAACCGGTATTGCACTGTtggatttatttaattttatttaatactCTTCCGGTGGTTTTTGCTCTCCTTTTTTGAAGGTAactcaacaaaattcaataaaaacaagccTTCATTggtacatttttgttgttccatTCATCCATGCACGTCGTGCAAAAGTGGATGGTGAAATACAAGCTGTTGAAATTAAATCAGCCCAAATACGACAGCACTACGCTCAACAATCATTACACGCCCAGTCGATTAATCTCAAGCACGCGGTTACGCTGCCCTCAATGCACCAGCGCATTATGTCAATAAaagtccatttttttttaagatacTGCTGTACGAATGAAAGCATCACCGccgaacaaaaataaaaaagggacACAATGCTCTAGCAGCACACAGCAAATTTCGCTGCCAATTCAATAGTCGTCCGCACCCAGCACAAACAGCATAAAAAGGGTGGTCGAGTTGCATTCCAATACCGATCTGAGCACCCATCCCAGGTGCAAAAcggacagacagacagacattGGCAGACAGCATGTAGCATAATGCACTTGTGTGTCGCTGGCTCAACAAACACATGCTTCCTTTCACGTGTTATGTATGTGTTTGAAAGgcacaacagcagcactaTGTAGGTCAGTACCGGAACCGGAgaataataaatcaataaaataaataacagctagctgctgctggcgatggGGTGATGGTGGTTCCCTTGGCTGCTagtgctactactactactactactactgccacTCCAACCCGTACCACACAAACTGTTGCACTGACAGTTGGAATGGGATGCACTTTTTGACGGATCGCAATGGGGAGAAGATGCACCACCCCGTCGTTTGGCAGCACCAGGTGCGCCCCGATTATTTTGAGCACAATTCAATGTGTTTTCCCTTTTATCGATTCTGCCCGTTTGAATGCGGTACCCCGCCAACTTCAACGTCAACCGGGTCGGATACGGTCCCGGGATTTATGCGCACATAAGTGGACGGAAAAACGTTCACGCGAGGCGGTAATAGAAGAATATCTACAAACAAATGGTGGCTGTTATTCAAAGCGattcggtaaaaaaaaaatgctgtttCGTTCAATTTATCTACCACGTGTTAACATAACTGGATAGCATAAACGACATCAATTTGGCCGTGCGCTTGTTGAATCGTGTCTGGCGTTCAAGTATGCGAGTgggatagcaaaaaaaaatgagcaatCCAGGAAACAactttaaaacaacaaacgcgtTCGCGGCGTCACTTACGCGCACGGATGAGCACACTTTCAAGCGCTCATCTCGATGCCGCACCGTGCGCGGTGATTTCAAGTGCATCGAGACAACACGCATGAAAGCCTCTTCTcatacacgtgtgtgtgtgtgtgtgtgtgtgtggctgtgtgtgtctgggagTGCACGAGGCCGCTCGGTAATCAACAATCATCTTCCGAATCAATAATTGGCGCGGAGGAGTACTATGATGgcaaatttcatttccaaaCGTTTTGAGTTTTGAGAGGCACTGGATATATTTGCCGAGCGCTGGAGGAACGGTGGAGGACCCCTTGTGTATGCATGACGTGTCGATCCACTCGGGCCATAATTGGAGAGGGGCGCTACAATCATATTTTCCTTAATTAAGTGATCCATCGCCGGGAGGCCTTCCAGCGTTTGCGGAGCAAATATTCCTATCAACGGCGGGCATATGTGTGTGCACAGTGTTATCAAACCCCTGCAACTTCGGGCAAGTGCATGTGTGTTATTTGTTCGATATTGTCATTAATTATGCAGCAAAAAGGCATTGAAGGAAGGGTAGTATTCCTACTCAAAAGCTACCGGGTAGATCGAAATTAGAGCAATTAATCATGATAACAACTGTGAGCGGTAAAACTACACTCAATGCCGTATGCCGTCTTGTTGTGGTACGGTTCGGTCACTGTATTAATTTCTGATCGATTCAACTTGAAGTTGATTGCGCAGGTAATTGGGAgcaacattttgttttaagaaaatacaaattaaatGCTATGCTGGAAAACACGTTAACTCTGTTTTAATCATATCCGGCACTAATACCctgtattgttattgttacaaATTCTGAACTATCCAATCATAATAATGACCCACATTTACTAGCTCTAGGAACGTTTCGTTGTTCGAAAAATCCACAGACTCGTCTAACAGAAAACCTATCAGTAAGTTTGCACCGCCCTCTTTACTCTTGTCCAGTAGCGCTGGAAGCCTTGTTAGGGCATTGCGATTCTTTTCAGGCTCCACTAATTGCGCACAAATAACACTGCCATCATCTATTGAAAATGCCTCTTTTGTAGGAAGAACAACCTTCTTGTGACAAAACTCATTGTCCACTACACGAATCCTCCAATTTTCTAGGTTTGTGAAGAACTTTTTTCTTCCAAATAAGGACAGTACCGTATCATTTTGAATATGAGGTCCATGCGGTAAGCATATTGGATTCACAGTGCCATCGTATATGATGGCCTTTTTACGTAGTTTTAAGATAGCTAAGTCATTCTGATAACCCTGTTTACTGTATTTGCTGTGCACGATCACTTTCTCCACGTAACGGATCTGTTGTTTCGGCAGTTCTGAACTGTTAAAGCCTCCAAGTCGTACAAAAATCCTAAAATTAAAAGGAATCGGTTACATTATATCACGGTAGCGATGGCGTTGCATCTCTGTAGTCACTTACTCTTGCTCGTTTTCCTGCACTTCTTGTACGCACGTGGCCGATGTTAGTAGATGCCACTCGGTAATCAAATAGGCAAGGCACTCATTCTGTCGCCTGTAGTCGATACCGACAAACTCGATCGTCGTAGCCCAAGGAAAGATGAAACTGTTTGTCTCCGTTCGCTCGCGGACAATCTGTGCCGATTCTTTACCACACTCAGCGGAGTTTATCATGCTCTGTGCAGCGACTGGTTTATTTGTTATTCGCAACGCACTCACCAGAGTACCATTCCCGTCAGCCTCCACTATCCAGTCTAAATACTTTGCCACATCCGTGAACACCGTGTACTGGGTAGAATCACACTTCGGGACACCGTCCAAGTTGGGAGCAAATGACACAATGCCACGGACGTACCACACGCCTCCAATCTCAAGGAACAATCCTCCCCCACTGTCACCATTGCATGGCCCAACACCATCTCGTCCACCGGCACAGAGCATTGTGCGGGCAAGATGCGTCCCGAACGCGCCACGGTTGCTTTCCAAACAGCTCCACAGATCTACGACCGGTACTTCCGCGTCCAGCATAACATCGGACGGCTTATCGACATCGGTTAATCCAAACCCAACGACAGCACCACGCCGTCCAACAATATCCGTGCCGGAAATTGGTTCCGACggccacaaacacaccg comes from the Anopheles coluzzii chromosome 2, AcolN3, whole genome shotgun sequence genome and includes:
- the LOC120949598 gene encoding prostasin-like, which codes for MKVSCGLGALVALAVLGSTIASVNGLRRGCGVCKVHYNNLILGGQKAPAGKWPWHAIIVHRAGDTVQAVCGGSIIDKYTILTAAHCLYTTHGVIARNRLQVYVGRTQLSVIDDRSRSYSAERFIVHTGYSQLHVRDDIALIKVTKEIDMSGFIQPVCLWPSEPISGTDIVGRRGAVVGFGLTDVDKPSDVMLDAEVPVVDLWSCLESNRGAFGTHLARTMLCAGGRDGVGPCNGDSGGGLFLEIGGVWYVRGIVSFAPNLDGVPKCDSTQYTVFTDVAKYLDWIVEADGNGTLVSALRITNKPVAAQSMINSAECGKESAQIVRERTETNSFIFPWATTIEFVGIDYRRQNECLAYLITEWHLLTSATCVQEVQENEQEIFVRLGGFNSSELPKQQIRYVEKVIVHSKYSKQGYQNDLAILKLRKKAIIYDGTVNPICLPHGPHIQNDTVLSLFGRKKFFTNLENWRIRVVDNEFCHKKVVLPTKEAFSIDDGSVICAQLVEPEKNRNALTRLPALLDKSKEGGANLLIGFLLDESVDFSNNETFLELVNVGHYYDWIVQNL